TTTAGAATACTAATTGACAAAAAAATTAAATCTAATTATAATTAAACTATCAGTTTAATTAATTTTATGAAAGGAATATGATATGGGAAGAAGAAAAAAAGAGCCAAAAAGTGTACACCGTGAAAATATTGCTTCTGCTGCTCAAGTTCTATTTATGCAAAAAGGAATTGAAACAACTTCAATGGATGATATTGCAAAAAAAGCTGGTTACAGTAAAGCAACCTTATATGTATATTTTAAAAATAAGGAAGAAATTGTTGCTGTATTAGTACTTGAAAGCATGAAAAAACTGCATACATACATCACTTCTGCTTTAGAAGAGCAAAAAAGTACAAAAACAAGATACGACTTTATCTGCAATGCACTGTTAAAATATCAAGAAGAATTTCCATTTTATTTTAAAATTGCTCTCGATGAAATCAACATTGACTTTGAAAATACTGACTACTTACCTGAGGAAAAAGAAACCTTTTGTGTTGGTGAAGAAATCAATGAGAAAATAAAACAGTTACTAAAGGCTGGTATCTTATCAGGTG
This sequence is a window from Clostridioides difficile. Protein-coding genes within it:
- a CDS encoding TetR/AcrR family transcriptional regulator — protein: MGRRKKEPKSVHRENIASAAQVLFMQKGIETTSMDDIAKKAGYSKATLYVYFKNKEEIVAVLVLESMKKLHTYITSALEEQKSTKTRYDFICNALLKYQEEFPFYFKIALDEINIDFENTDYLPEEKETFCVGEEINEKIKQLLKAGILSGELREDIEIMPTIFSLWGMLSGIIQTAANKEAYIKQEVKLSKHEFLKYGFDMLYRSISK